AAACTGCAACAGTTTTTCAACCACCACATGTTCATCCTGGAACAAGAAGAGTACAAAAGGGAGGGCATTGAGTGGACCTTTATCGACTTTGGGCTTGACCTCCAAGCCTGCATTGACCTcattgaaaaggttttttttttttttttagttaaaacaaTATCAGTTACAGTAACAATTCAAAAATGAACAACTGAGTTGTTTTCTCTTTGTTAGCCCTTAGGAATTATGTCCATCCTTGAAGAGGAGTGCATGTTCCCTAAAGCTACCGACAATAGCTTCAAGGCTAAGCTGTTTGACAATCACCTTGGCAAGACTGCAAATTTCCAAAAGCCAAGGCCTGACAAGAAGAGAAAGTATGAGGCTCATTTTGAGCTAGTGCACTATGCAGGAGTGGTGAGTTTGAACCAATAATACAACAAGACTCAATTTAAAAATCACTTAGGTGGCACTTGATATTACAACTATTTATGATGCACTTTAGATTATTCTTGGTGCTTTTCTACAGAGAAATAGCTTGAGCTAGTCAGTTTTAGCTGCTTTAAGCTGGTCTTCAAGTCTAGCAAGCTTAAAAAAAAGCCATCTCAAACCATTTAAACAGTTCAGTTTACCACCCTAGGTTGGTTTAAGCGGTTTTAATGTAgataatgaatatttttatttgaatttcaggTGCCATATAATATTATTGGTTGGTTAGACAAAAACAAAGACCCTCTGAATGAAACAGTGGTAGCCTGTTTCCAGAAATCAGCCAGCAAGCTTCTGGCTAGTCTGTATGAGAATTACGTTAGCTCTGACTCGGGTAAATATACCACACAGTCTGCCTAAAATATGACCATAACCATAAAACACTTCTAAATACAACTTTTTCATTTTAGCCCCTGACACAAAAACAGGAATCAAGGAAAAGAGGAAGAAGGCTGCTTCCTTCCAGACAGTGTCACAGCTACACAAGGTAGGAATTTAACCAGACTTTACTGCTACTTCCACTAGGTGCAAATTAGTTAGTAACAGCAGAAACTGGTATTAAACAGAAATAATTATCCATGGTCattaaaacaaggaaatcaaaACTCTCCAGTACTGAGAGGGAGGCAGTTAAGACTTGCAGTGATGTTTAGAGAAATGACACATGAACATCACTTTAAGTCTGTGCTGGCTCCTGTTCTGTCTGTGTCCACAAAGAGCAGCAACTCAGGGTAAGTCTAGAAACACACCTGGCAATGTTTTGGAGAAGGACACTTTTGCATATGGTATGATTGAATGCATTTGCTTTGTGCATTGTAAAATGTTAAGAACTGCTGTACAGCAGGAGTTTATGGCCTTTTTGTATATTGATTATTTCTCCCCCAACTGCAGGAGAATCTCAACAAGCTGATGACAAACTTGCGGAGCACTCAGCCCCATTTTGTGCGCTGCATCATCCCCAATGAGACCAAAACACCAGGTGCTGTATCCACTGAACACTTCAACACCTCTAAGCCAACAGGATCATGATGAAATGTCTAACTTTAACCTTTTCATCTTATTTGCAGGAATCATGGACGCTTTCCAGGTGCTGCACCAGTTGCGCTGTAATGGCGTCCTGGAGGGCATTCGCATTTGCAGGAAGGGATTTCCTAACAGAATTCTTTATGCCGATTTCAAACAGCGGTGAGAAGAGCTACTGTTGACACACTGTGTACTCATTGAGAACATCAACAATTAACTACAATAAAATCTTGGCACTTCTTTACTTTTAGTAGCCTATAATTCCCCCATTTTatatttatcagacgcttttatcctaaGTGACTTATTTCATTCAggctacaaatttttttttttaccagtatgtgttctccctgggaatcgaacccacaaccttttgcgctgctaaagCAATGCTCTGAGCCACAGGAACCCCATGTGAACATGTTTGAATCATGTAATGATTTGTGGTTCAATAAATAAATTGAGACTGAATTTTAACTAGTATTTCTGGGGTGCTAGTACAAaaattgttacaaaataattttccaAAAAGGTTTCCTAAATTTTCTCACCACCATTTGGTGGGGCCAGAATTGGATAATTGTTTAAATAAGCATTTTAACATAACACAATTGCTTACTTCACCTTCAACCTTCAGTGGCTTGTGAAAAGTCAGCCAGTTGATAAATAGTACAAATTTTTGTACATTAGTTAAACCTGGAAGAACAGTGAACACTATGTGTGCAGTACAGCTTAGATGATAAGAATAAAAACTGTGAATAAGAATAAACTGTGAGAATGTTTATATTCATCCTTTTCAAAGGTATCGCATTCTGAATCCTCATGCTATCCCTGATGACAAGTTTGTGGACAGCAGGAAGGCTGCAGAGAAACTTCTGGCTTCACTGGATATTGACCATAATCAGTATAGATTTGGACATACTAAGGCAAGTCAGACTTCAAACAGTAAAAGTGTTTGTTGCTTTGAGCCTCAAGCAATGGGACATCAATTACAGGTCTGTACACAAGACAAAATGGGCTAAATCAAGCCTTGTGTCTCTGCATTACAGGTGTTCTTTAAAGCTGGCCTGCTGGGACACCTGGAGGAGATGAGGGACGAGCGTCTGGCTAAAGTTCTCACTCTACTGCAAGCCGCCAGCCGTGGCAAGATCATGAGGATGGAGCTGAAGAAGATGATGGAGAGGAAGTAATACATGATTCAATGCAAAAGATCTTTCTTAGATAAAAATACGGTGACCCCCAAACATATTTGGACATTTAAgtcaaacataaaaaatgaatgaaaggaactgcattagataacaaaattTCCTACCATGTTCcactcataaaaataaataaattatttcaccaaaacaaaacaaaaaagtattttagatAATTGGTAGAGTTAATGGAATAAAGTAAGcgcaacaaacaaaaataaataaataaattactttgatATTTAAGTTTGGTTTAAGTGGCAAAATAcattttggggccactgtatatAGATTTGTCTGAATATAAAATATGAAGTAAAATATGAAGATACATATTCAGCGTTAAGGTACAGTAACAGCAAAATTTCACAGGCAAAAAAAGGCCTGAAGCACTTCTCACACAGATgccactttcaaaccaagcatctTTCTGTTGGTCAGTGGAACTGATTTGCATGACCAACTTGAACCCGATATGAAATCTGCATGGGGACATTTTTTGCCCTCCCGCAAAATTCCTGATAAGGTGGATTCTTATTGAAATTGCACGATTTTGACCATGAAAATTCACCAAACAACTATAAATTGCGAATGCGACGTTAGACTATTATCAGCTCTCACCTGGTTTCAATCCACTTTTCTGAAGAAAAGGTTTCCATATGTTTATATTCTGCATATATTCTTAATCTGATGCCTTCCCACACAAATATTCACAAACTATACTGATATCCAATCGGTTCATTCCTAATAAAGTTAGCAACAAGCTGTTGCCACATGATATCTCTCAACCCTCAACATATGAGAGGTATTTTGGGGCCATGTGGATGGAGTGTTTGAGGCGTGTGTCTTCAGACATGCATTTGTCCATGTGTGGCCAAGACCCTTCATATGCTTCGACACTCTCTATAAAACGTAAGGTTCTCCGTGCCCATATCCATGACCTCCACCCTTCCTCTTTTTAGACAATGCGAGCGGTGTCCTTAAAGCTCAGAAGCCCAGTGGGTCACATGGCAGCTGCTCACCTCACTCCCCTCTAAAAATACAGGCCAGCTCCCTGCTCAAAGGCCTGTTTTGCCAAGGCGCTGGTGTCTCTAAAGGACCACATTGAAAGCATATCTTCAGACTGGCAAAGGATTAAAGCCGCTGGTCCGCATAAGGCCTCAGTTTCTAAATAAATactacacacttcaccttttGGGTGGTCCAGAGCACAGATGCATGGCTATTTGACCAGACTGAATTCTCTACCGTCATCCGCTAACATATAACCACAGTATTGTGAAAGCAAGTGCGTGACATCTGAAAGTCACCCCAGTAATAGACTAACTAAAATGAGCCTCGTTTCATGCATTCATGGAGCTAAGCCAGTGGGTCATATGGGGGTGACACAAGCTCCACTTAGTTGAAGAAGAAAATAtactaaagataaaaaaaaaaaaaattaaagctaattggaaatataaaaaaaaaatacataaaatagcaCACAAATACGTGTGttacaataacaaaaaatgaGAAACTGCAACTCTGAAACTAAAACGGAAGAGGAACTAAATAGGGTAAAATAGTCCCACTCAGTATGGCGGCTGTAGGAATAAAAGCCCAGCCTTTTGGTTTATAGAGCCAATCACATGATTTTATTGGACCATCCTGAAAAATACAGCATTTCAGCATTATTTGAGGTCAAGAAACTAAAATTTTAAACTCCACACCAGTAGTTTTCGATCTTGCCCCATTCAAGTATATAGGAGCTACACTTGAATCATCAACATGGCTACCAAGTGGACTGACATGCCTTAAAGAAATTGATTATACCTGCATCTTGTTATTAGGGAGGCTCTGATGATCATACAGTGGAATATCCGGGCATTCAACATCGTGAAGAACTGGCCATGGATGAAACTCTTCTTCAAAATCAAGCCCTTGCTGAGGAGCGCCGCCACAGAAAAAGAGCTGGCCGCTCTAAAAGAAGAGTTCCTAAAGTTAAAGGAGGCCCTAGAGAAATCAGAGTCCAAGCGTAAGGAACTGGAAGAGAAACAGGTCAGCCTGATCCAAGAGAAGAATGACCTTTCTCTGCAGCTGCAGGCAGTGAGTATCAATGGCAAACGTACTGTTTGCTCATAAACTCCACAAAAAAGCTATGGTGGCCACAGAATTCAATATTCATTTATGAATTTTCACATTCTACTGTAATACAGCAGGACGTTTTGTTACTTTTCAACAaaagtgcaatgttttctgcaatagcATGGCAAAAAATGCTAAAGTGCAggagaaatgtataaaaaattatagCTGAATGcataaaagtataaaattacCATTCTTCTCCAAGTCACTCATTTTGACATGAGCTAGGATCTAAATGAGATATTTAGGTTTAAGGgaaagaaaatgctgaataagaTCTACAGTTTTATAGGGTTTAAATTGCATTACCCAATAAACAGTCAAAAAGAATCAAATTAATTGTACATATTCAAATGTTAAAATGCTTGAATTGACCTTCTAACCATTGCTCTTCAGGAGCAGGATAACCTGGCAGATGCAGAGGACCGTTGTGACCTGCTCATCAAGACCAAGATTCAACTTGAAGCCAAAGTGAAGGAGATGACCGAACGCCTGGAAGACGAAGAGGAGATGAATGCTACCGTTCTTGCAAAAAAACGCAAGTTGGAGGACGAGTGCTCTGAGCTGAAAAAGGACATTGATGATCTGGAGATAACCTTGGCCAAGGTGGAGAAGGAGAAGCATGCCACTGAAAACAAGGttagaaaagaaaaatgaagcTCAAGCTTTGTTGTTGAGCCACCGTGAAGTCTGTTAAACCAATTAGAGTCCCTTTTCACAGGTGAAAAATCTGATAGAAGAGATGGCAGTTTTGGATGAAACTATTCTGAAGCTCACTAAAGAGAAGAAGGCCTTACAGGAGAGTCACCAGCAGACATTGGATGACTTACAGACAGAGGAAGACAAAGTCAACACTCTGACTAAGGCCAAAGCCAAGTTGGAGCAACAAGTGGATGATGTAAGTTGAATAAATGTTAACTGGACCAAAAGATCAAGAATAAATCAGAAATCAATACACTCTAATCCCATGGTTTAGTTGGAGGGATCCTTGGAACAGGAGAAGAAATTGCGAATGGACCTGGAACGGGTCAAACGCAAGCTGGAGGGTGATCTGAAGCTGGCCATGGAGTCTGTCATGGACCTTGAAAACGACAAGCAGCAATTAGAGGAAAAGCTAAAGAAGTAAGAAATCATCACATGACATGATgctgtaaaataaatcaattctGTTCTTATATTGTCTGTTTTTTGTAGGAAAGATTTTGAAATGAACCAGATCAGTTCGAAAATCGAAGATGAGCAAGCGCTAATCATCCAGCTTCAAAAGAAGATCAAGGAATTGCAGGCGAGTTAAACTGGACGTCTGATCTCCAAGTTTACGTCtctatcaaaatatattttaattcattcttTCATTGTGTTTAAGGCTCGTATTGAGGAGCTCGAAGAGGAACTGGAGGCAGAGCGCTCCAACCGGGCGAAGATAGAGAAACAGCGATGTGATGCCTCCAAAGAGCTTGAAGAGCTCAGTGAGCGTCTCGAGGAAGCCGGAGGGGCCACTTCAGCCCAAATTGAGATGAATAAGAAACGGGAGGCAGATTTTCTAAAACTGCGTCGTGACCTTGAAGAGGCCATATTGCACCACGAGGCTATGACCGCCGCACTGCGCAAAAAGCATGCAGACAGCGTGGCTGAACTGAGCGAGCAAATTGACAGCCTTCAGCGGGTCAAACAGAAGTTGGAGAAGGAGAGAAGTGAAGCCAAGATGGAGGCAGATGACCTCACCTCCAATTTAGAGCAGCTGGCAAAGAGCAAGGTGGAAAATATGATCATGTCACACCACAGTCTGATCTAATTTAACAAGCATTAATTTAGTGTTGACTTTAACATTGAAAAAATCAAGGGCTGATATCAGTTGAGATGAAATTTTCATGCTCttaatgtttattacatttattttacacaaagtTAAAAGCATATCATATATCATGAATTTACAATGAACAATATTTTTACAGCTTTTATTAATATAGCTTaatgtaaaatttttaaatatgctcaaacatttttgcatttcaaGTTGTTCAAGCTGTACAAACTAACATCAGTGAATCTATCatgaacaaacatgaattaacaaaaagcaatagtatatttatttatatatatatatatatatatatatatatatatatatatatatatatatatatatatatatatatatatatatatatatatatatatatatatctcgagagagagagagagagagagagagagagttaaagggatagttggcccagaaattaaaattctgtcatcatttactcaccctcatgtcatgaaTTGCTTTCTTATTTtgaacatgaagatattttgaagattgctggtaatcaaacaattGGTGGTTGTCATTGACTTTtttagtaggaaaaaaaatactatgggagTCAATGACAACCAccaagggccctatcttgcacccagcgcaattgactttgtacacagacgcatgtgtcattcctattttgcacccgcgcaaagcgcgcttttccctccacagaagcacgtcgctaaactagtgaatgatattgcgctccctgggcggttcagcgcaaaaaaggaggcgtgttccggcgcaaacaatccctggtgctattttgctgttccattaaacaattgcgccactgaccagaaaaaacctagtctaaagtcagtggcgcgttgcgcgttgttcattatgctattttaagggggCATGCTtgagcgtgcacaacgcgcatacactttgctcatgtaatctacacagatgcaacagttatttttgcaaatcataaactgttacactaaaaaaaaatattaacacatgagatgacggaaatcattgtggtgtgccacgaagatgtgaaaaaataggcataaatctagcttacaaattattcaggctaattttagtaattaaggatcagacctgtttgcccaatagtggcaagacatataggctatgtaaggacatctgacaaatatgtttgtccgtcaagaaccaggaaaaaaatcgatgaaacaattgtggctatttcctcccacgcctgtttaaccgacgcaattttgggcgggtttctcccatccccatacaacacaacttctctgtctttcactgctcttacaagaacaccagtctcctcggctgtgaaccgctcctggcgtgcgcctggtaaatacgccataataatagcaatccataatggaacttgcgcacctgcttttaaagggaatgttggatgacgctctgattggtttatttcacgttacgcccaaaccacacctatgaataatgaagctacttcagaccaacccattttagatttgcgccgggcgcaagagccatttatccccccgggaaaatagcaacagcgccgagacccgcccacaaagttacttgcgcttcgcgctttgacacttgcgtttcagatcgttaaaatagggccccaaaTGTTGgtttaccagcaatcttcaaaatgtcttttatGTTACATACACTCCACTgtgcatcataaaaaaaacagacagtcttaaaaaaacactgaattgaaTCAATCACCAGTTACTGTATAAAAATTCTGTTCACTTACTTAACTGCAAGTAATATTATCAGTGAAAACAGGAAAAACTTTTTGTCTGAAATCAACATGGTTTTACATAAAATGTGTCGGTAAAGATATacaaattgttattataatttaatttcataaaagcatATTCATATATGTATGGTAGGAAACacaatgtaattatttttgattTGCTACACCCACACACATTATTACAGGCTGCCACTGAGAAAACGTGTCGTGTCTATGAGGACCAGATGAATGAGTCTAAAGCCAGAGTGGAGGAGCTCCAAAGGCAGCTCAGTGACACCAACACACAGCGAGCCAGGGCTCAGGCTGAAAGCGGTATACAAACAAACTACTATTTACTATTCAACATGAATCACTgagacatttatgcatttatgccttttttacataatttttccaTGCATCAGCTGAGCTGGGCAGAAAGCTGGAGGAGCGTGAAGCTCTGGTGTCTCAACTGCAGCGCATCAAGAACTCCCTCAGCCAAAACATTGAGGAGCTCAAGAAACAGCTAGATGAAGAAACCAAAGTAAGAAAGCAGTTTTCCTCACTGCTCAACATATTTGGGCTTTTGTGTGGAACAAATTTGTACTTCTGATCTGTCTTTTGCTCCTTTCAGTCAAAGAATGCCTTGGCTCATGCCCTGCAATCATCCAGACATGACTGTGATCTCCTGAGAGAGCAGTATGATGAAGAGCAAGAGGGCAAATCTGAGCTGCAGCGTGCACTGTCCAAGGCCAATGCTGAAGTCGCCCAGTGGAGGACCAAGTATGAGACAGACGCCATTCAGAAGACAGAGGAACTCGAGGAAGCAAAGTGAGTGTGTGGACTAGACAAGAAATAATGACTGGCTTCATTCAATCTATGACCGAATCATAAAAGTTAATAAATTGACAGGAAGAAGCTGGCCGTCCGCCTCCAAGAGGCTGAGGAACAAGTCGAGGCATCAAATGCAAAGTGCTCCTCCCTAGAAAAGACCAAACATCGGCTGCAGTCGGAGATTGAAGATCTCGTTGTAGATCTGGAGCGCTCTAACGCAGCTGCCGCTGCCCTGGATAAGAAGCAGAGGCAATTTGACAAGATTTTGGCTGAATGGAGGCAGAAGTATGAGGAGTGTCAGTCTGAGCTGGAGTCCTCACAGAAAGAGTCTCGTAATCTGAGCACAGAGCTGTTTAAACTCAAGAACTCTTACGAGGAGGCTCTGGACCATCTGGAGAGCATCAAGCGGGAGAATAAAAATCTACAGGGTATGTTTTGAACTGAAGGGAttttgaaaagagaaaaaaaactctAAAATCATATTAACACATATCGTCAGTTTACACCTTTCATGTTTCTAACAGAGGAGATTTCTGACCTGAGTGACCAAATAAGCCAGGGCAGCAAGACCATTCATGAGCTTGAGAAGATCAAGAAGGGCTTAGATCTGGAGAAGACTGAAATTCAAGCAGCTCTGGAGGAAGCTgaagtatgaaaaaaaatacaaaattgaagAATACACATTGCCATTAATGCCAAAAAGTTTTCATTTTCCATGATTATAATTGTGTATTAAAGAAAAACTGGTTTAATTCAACTAAAACCACAAATAATTTCTTTTagataatgaatgaatgataaattAGATCcctgtaaataataaatgtatgtatttttggtttatcatttagtgttttttttttcccttgtgGAAATAgtgcatgaagaaaaaaaaggaaattaattgTCCTGCCAAAAGGTTTATAAAACTAGCACAGTAATGAGAATATTATATCGAAACAGATGAAAAGAGACTTCTCATACCTTATTTGTGTCAGGGAACTCTGGAGCATGAGGAGAGTAAGACTCTACGGATACAGCTGGAGCTCAATCAGATCAAAGCAGACATTGACAGGAAGCTGGCTGAGAAAGATGAGGAACTGGACAATCTCCGGTCAGTTCTACTTAAGGAGAGAATCATGATGGACTACTGATGGAGACTGATTATTGAACATCATTTCCATTACTCCATTCATTATACAACCATTTAATGCAAGACTTCTTAACTTATTTACCAACCTTTAACTTATCTAGCCGTAACCATCAGCGTGCCATAGAGTCCATGCAAGCCACCCTGGACGCAGAAGCAAAATCCCGTAATGAAGCCATCAGGGTGAAGAAGAAGATGGAGGGCGACCTGAATGAAATGGAGGTTCAGATGAACCATGCAAATCGCTTGGCTTCTGAGTCCCAAAAAATGGTCCGCAACTTGCAGACACAGACTAAGGTAAATCCAAATGTTACTCTATGACAAGCACTTTACATCATAATTGTGGGAAATAGGGATTTAATGATTCACTCAGCTCATGATTTGTTTTGATTCACAATTTTGATTACACTATAcgattaattttatatatatatatatatatatatatatatatatatatatatatatatatatatatatatatatatatatatatataaaataagaatggaattgtaaattaaatttgtccttttattattgcttggacaaaatgctgcacattacTTTGTGAAAtcgcttctattgtcctcatttttaagtcgcgttggataaaagcatctacttaataacattttaatataatgtaaatgtaaataacaaaactaaactgaaatattaaaacaagccccaaaacaaataaataagtaacaaatcaaaaaaaaaatctctctctttgtGCTCTTTGCATTTAGAatgagaggcaaccactgcatttttatCATGATTCAAAGATGCTGCATTCAAgaaacat
The genomic region above belongs to Carassius gibelio isolate Cgi1373 ecotype wild population from Czech Republic chromosome A11, carGib1.2-hapl.c, whole genome shotgun sequence and contains:
- the myh7ba gene encoding myosin, heavy chain 7B, cardiac muscle, beta a isoform X2; its protein translation is MSRLLDMKEFGEAAPFLRKSDLELLASQTVAFDGKKRAWIPDDKDAYIDVEIRQIDGDKVIVETKDGKCLTVKEDDIQQMNPPKFDMIEDMAMLTHLNEASVLYNLRRRYSNWMIYTYSGLFCVTVNPYKWLPVYTAPVVAAYKGKRRSESPPHIYSIADNAYNDMLRNRENQSMLITGESGAGKTVNTKRVIQYFAIVAALGEAPTKKGGTLEDQIIEANPAMEAFGNAKTLRNDNSSRFGKFIRIHFGPTGKLASADIDIYLLEKSRVIFQQPGERSYHIYYQIMSQKKPELLDMLLVSSNPYDYHFCSQGVTTVENMDDGQELMATDHAMDILGFTPEEKYGCYKIVGAIMHFGNMKFKQKQREEQAETDGTESADKASYLMGVSSADLIKGLLHPRVKVGNEYVVKGQNVEQVNYAVGALAKATYDRMFKWLVGRINRTLYTALPRQFFIGVLDIAGFEIFELNSFEQLCINFTNEKLQQFFNHHMFILEQEEYKREGIEWTFIDFGLDLQACIDLIEKPLGIMSILEEECMFPKATDNSFKAKLFDNHLGKTANFQKPRPDKKRKYEAHFELVHYAGVVPYNIIGWLDKNKDPLNETVVACFQKSASKLLASLYENYVSSDSAPDTKTGIKEKRKKAASFQTVSQLHKENLNKLMTNLRSTQPHFVRCIIPNETKTPGIMDAFQVLHQLRCNGVLEGIRICRKGFPNRILYADFKQRYRILNPHAIPDDKFVDSRKAAEKLLASLDIDHNQYRFGHTKVFFKAGLLGHLEEMRDERLAKVLTLLQAASRGKIMRMELKKMMERKEALMIIQWNIRAFNIVKNWPWMKLFFKIKPLLRSAATEKELAALKEEFLKLKEALEKSESKRKELEEKQVSLIQEKNDLSLQLQAEQDNLADAEDRCDLLIKTKIQLEAKVKEMTERLEDEEEMNATVLAKKRKLEDECSELKKDIDDLEITLAKVEKEKHATENKVKNLIEEMAVLDETILKLTKEKKALQESHQQTLDDLQTEEDKVNTLTKAKAKLEQQVDDLEGSLEQEKKLRMDLERVKRKLEGDLKLAMESVMDLENDKQQLEEKLKKKDFEMNQISSKIEDEQALIIQLQKKIKELQARIEELEEELEAERSNRAKIEKQRCDASKELEELSERLEEAGGATSAQIEMNKKREADFLKLRRDLEEAILHHEAMTAALRKKHADSVAELSEQIDSLQRVKQKLEKERSEAKMEADDLTSNLEQLAKSKAATEKTCRVYEDQMNESKARVEELQRQLSDTNTQRARAQAESAELGRKLEEREALVSQLQRIKNSLSQNIEELKKQLDEETKSKNALAHALQSSRHDCDLLREQYDEEQEGKSELQRALSKANAEVAQWRTKYETDAIQKTEELEEAKKKLAVRLQEAEEQVEASNAKCSSLEKTKHRLQSEIEDLVVDLERSNAAAAALDKKQRQFDKILAEWRQKYEECQSELESSQKESRNLSTELFKLKNSYEEALDHLESIKRENKNLQEEISDLSDQISQGSKTIHELEKIKKGLDLEKTEIQAALEEAEGTLEHEESKTLRIQLELNQIKADIDRKLAEKDEELDNLRRNHQRAIESMQATLDAEAKSRNEAIRVKKKMEGDLNEMEVQMNHANRLASESQKMVRNLQTQTKDLQIELDETIHQNEELKEQVAVTDRRNNLLTAEMEELRSQLEQSDRARKLAEYELLETTERVNLLHSQNTSLLNQKKKLESDISTLSSEVDDAVQECRNAEEKAKKAITDAAMMAEELKKEQDTSAHLERMKKNMEQTIKDLQMRLDEAEQIALKGGKKQIQKLESRVRDLENELESEQKKSNEFQKGVRKFERRIKELTYQTEEDRKNMARLQELIDKLQAKVKTYKRQAEEAEEQANTNLTKYKKIQHELDDAEERAETAESQVNKLRTRTRDPGSKLAE
- the myh7ba gene encoding myosin, heavy chain 7B, cardiac muscle, beta a isoform X1 yields the protein MEAFGNAKTLRNDNSSRFGKFIRIHFGPTGKLASADIDIYLLEKSRVIFQQPGERSYHIYYQIMSQKKPELLDMLLVSSNPYDYHFCSQGVTTVENMDDGQELMATDHAMDILGFTPEEKYGCYKIVGAIMHFGNMKFKQKQREEQAETDGTESADKASYLMGVSSADLIKGLLHPRVKVGNEYVVKGQNVEQVNYAVGALAKATYDRMFKWLVGRINRTLYTALPRQFFIGVLDIAGFEIFELNSFEQLCINFTNEKLQQFFNHHMFILEQEEYKREGIEWTFIDFGLDLQACIDLIEKPLGIMSILEEECMFPKATDNSFKAKLFDNHLGKTANFQKPRPDKKRKYEAHFELVHYAGVVPYNIIGWLDKNKDPLNETVVACFQKSASKLLASLYENYVSSDSAPDTKTGIKEKRKKAASFQTVSQLHKENLNKLMTNLRSTQPHFVRCIIPNETKTPGIMDAFQVLHQLRCNGVLEGIRICRKGFPNRILYADFKQRYRILNPHAIPDDKFVDSRKAAEKLLASLDIDHNQYRFGHTKVFFKAGLLGHLEEMRDERLAKVLTLLQAASRGKIMRMELKKMMERKEALMIIQWNIRAFNIVKNWPWMKLFFKIKPLLRSAATEKELAALKEEFLKLKEALEKSESKRKELEEKQVSLIQEKNDLSLQLQAEQDNLADAEDRCDLLIKTKIQLEAKVKEMTERLEDEEEMNATVLAKKRKLEDECSELKKDIDDLEITLAKVEKEKHATENKVKNLIEEMAVLDETILKLTKEKKALQESHQQTLDDLQTEEDKVNTLTKAKAKLEQQVDDLEGSLEQEKKLRMDLERVKRKLEGDLKLAMESVMDLENDKQQLEEKLKKKDFEMNQISSKIEDEQALIIQLQKKIKELQARIEELEEELEAERSNRAKIEKQRCDASKELEELSERLEEAGGATSAQIEMNKKREADFLKLRRDLEEAILHHEAMTAALRKKHADSVAELSEQIDSLQRVKQKLEKERSEAKMEADDLTSNLEQLAKSKAATEKTCRVYEDQMNESKARVEELQRQLSDTNTQRARAQAESAELGRKLEEREALVSQLQRIKNSLSQNIEELKKQLDEETKSKNALAHALQSSRHDCDLLREQYDEEQEGKSELQRALSKANAEVAQWRTKYETDAIQKTEELEEAKKKLAVRLQEAEEQVEASNAKCSSLEKTKHRLQSEIEDLVVDLERSNAAAAALDKKQRQFDKILAEWRQKYEECQSELESSQKESRNLSTELFKLKNSYEEALDHLESIKRENKNLQEEISDLSDQISQGSKTIHELEKIKKGLDLEKTEIQAALEEAEGTLEHEESKTLRIQLELNQIKADIDRKLAEKDEELDNLRRNHQRAIESMQATLDAEAKSRNEAIRVKKKMEGDLNEMEVQMNHANRLASESQKMVRNLQTQTKDLQIELDETIHQNEELKEQVAVTDRRNNLLTAEMEELRSQLEQSDRARKLAEYELLETTERVNLLHSQNTSLLNQKKKLESDISTLSSEVDDAVQECRNAEEKAKKAITDAAMMAEELKKEQDTSAHLERMKKNMEQTIKDLQMRLDEAEQIALKGGKKQIQKLESRVRDLENELESEQKKSNEFQKGVRKFERRIKELTYQTEEDRKNMARLQELIDKLQAKVKTYKRQAEEAEEQANTNLTKYKKIQHELDDAEERAETAESQVNKLRTRTRDPGSKLAE